The following are encoded together in the Streptomyces rapamycinicus NRRL 5491 genome:
- a CDS encoding DUF349 domain-containing protein, producing the protein MSSEPWGRVDEAGTVYVRTADGEQVVGSWQAGSPEEALAYFERKYDGLVVEIGLLERRVKTTDLSAKDATAAIEHIRQQVDEHHVVGDLDALRKRLDKLAGEVEVRREQRKAAKAVQTDEARRAKEDLVAEAEQLAASEQWRAAGERLRALVDTWKGLPRLDRKTDDELWHRFSHARSAFSKRRKAHFAALDAQREEARQTKEKLVAEAEALSGSTDWGPTAARYRELMSDWKAAGRAQRESEEDLWNRFRGAQDIFFQARSEVFAERDAEQRENLTRKEELVVEAEKLLPISDLKASRAAFRSINERWEAIGHVPRDARARIEGRMHAVERAIQDAEETEWRRTNPEARARAAGLTGQLQDAVDKLRSQIDAARAAGNNAKADKLSKELEGRQALLDQALKGLQEFGG; encoded by the coding sequence GTGAGCAGCGAGCCTTGGGGCCGCGTCGACGAGGCGGGGACCGTGTACGTGCGTACGGCCGACGGGGAGCAGGTCGTCGGATCGTGGCAGGCGGGATCGCCGGAAGAGGCCCTCGCCTACTTCGAGCGCAAGTACGACGGTCTGGTCGTCGAGATCGGCCTCCTCGAGCGCAGGGTCAAGACCACGGATCTGTCGGCCAAGGACGCGACGGCGGCCATCGAGCACATCCGCCAGCAGGTCGACGAGCATCACGTGGTCGGCGATCTGGACGCGCTGAGGAAGCGGCTCGACAAGCTCGCCGGAGAGGTCGAGGTCCGCCGCGAGCAGCGCAAGGCGGCCAAGGCGGTCCAGACCGACGAGGCCCGCAGGGCCAAGGAGGACCTGGTCGCCGAGGCCGAGCAGCTGGCCGCCAGCGAGCAGTGGCGGGCGGCCGGGGAGCGGCTGCGCGCCCTGGTGGACACCTGGAAGGGCCTGCCCCGGCTGGACCGCAAGACCGACGACGAGCTGTGGCACCGCTTCTCGCACGCCCGCTCGGCGTTCTCCAAGCGGCGCAAGGCGCACTTCGCGGCCCTGGACGCACAGCGCGAGGAGGCCCGGCAGACCAAGGAGAAGCTGGTCGCCGAGGCCGAGGCGCTCTCCGGCTCCACCGACTGGGGTCCGACCGCGGCCCGGTACCGGGAGCTGATGTCGGACTGGAAGGCCGCGGGCCGGGCCCAGCGCGAGTCCGAGGAGGACCTGTGGAACCGCTTCCGCGGTGCGCAGGACATCTTCTTCCAGGCCCGTAGCGAGGTCTTCGCGGAGCGTGACGCCGAGCAGCGGGAGAATCTCACCCGTAAGGAGGAGCTCGTCGTCGAGGCGGAGAAGCTGCTGCCGATCTCGGACCTGAAGGCGTCCCGCGCGGCCTTCCGGTCGATCAACGAGCGGTGGGAGGCCATCGGCCATGTGCCGAGGGACGCCCGCGCCCGTATCGAGGGCCGGATGCACGCCGTGGAGCGCGCCATCCAGGACGCCGAGGAAACGGAGTGGCGGCGGACCAACCCCGAGGCGCGGGCGCGCGCCGCGGGGCTCACCGGCCAGCTCCAGGACGCCGTCGACAAGCTGCGGTCCCAGATCGACGCGGCCCGCGCGGCGGGGAACAATGCGAAGGCCGACAAGCTCTCCAAGGAGCTCGAGGGCCGGCAGGCGCTGCTGGACCAGGCGCTGAAGGGCCTCCAGGAGTTCGGCGGCTGA
- the hisS gene encoding histidine--tRNA ligase, translating to MSTFKAPRGTYDLIPPASATYLAVREAIAAPLRRSGYGYIETPGFENVELFARGVGESTDIVTKEMYTLTTKGGDELALRPEGTASVLRAALEANLHKAGSLPVKLWYSGSYYRYERPQKGRYRHFSQVGAEAIGAEDPALDAELIVLAHDAYRSLGLRNFRILLNSLGDATCRPVYRAALQDFLRALDLDEDTRRRVEINPLRVLDDKREAVRAQLAEAPLLRDYLCEECKAYHAEVRELITARGVDFEDDARLVRGLDYYTRTTFEFVHDGLGSQSAVGGGGRYDGLSEMIGGPALPSVGWALGVDRTVLALEAEGVELDLPAAVSVFAVPLGEEARKVLFGLVGELRTAGVAADFAYGGKGLKAAMKAANRSGARYTIVAGERDLAENVVQLKDMESGEQSPVPLTDVVEAVRARLA from the coding sequence TTGAGCACCTTCAAAGCCCCCCGGGGCACGTACGACCTGATCCCGCCGGCCTCCGCGACCTACCTGGCGGTGCGCGAGGCGATCGCCGCACCGCTCAGGCGCTCCGGCTACGGCTACATCGAGACCCCCGGTTTCGAGAACGTGGAGCTCTTCGCGCGCGGCGTCGGCGAGTCCACCGACATCGTGACCAAGGAGATGTACACCCTCACCACCAAGGGCGGCGACGAGCTCGCGCTGCGCCCCGAGGGCACCGCCTCGGTGCTGCGCGCCGCCCTGGAGGCCAATCTCCACAAGGCCGGATCGCTGCCGGTCAAGCTCTGGTACTCGGGCTCGTACTACCGCTACGAGCGCCCGCAGAAGGGCCGCTACCGCCACTTCTCGCAGGTCGGCGCCGAGGCGATCGGCGCCGAGGACCCGGCCCTCGACGCCGAGCTGATCGTCCTGGCCCACGACGCCTACCGCTCGCTCGGGCTGCGGAACTTCCGCATCCTGCTGAACTCACTGGGCGACGCCACCTGCCGCCCCGTCTACCGGGCCGCCCTCCAGGACTTCCTGCGCGCCCTGGACCTGGACGAGGACACCCGGCGGCGCGTGGAGATCAACCCGCTGCGGGTGCTGGACGACAAGCGCGAGGCGGTGCGCGCGCAGCTCGCCGAGGCCCCGCTGCTGCGCGACTACCTGTGCGAGGAGTGCAAGGCGTACCACGCGGAGGTCCGCGAGCTGATCACCGCGCGGGGCGTGGACTTCGAGGACGACGCGAGGCTGGTGCGCGGCCTGGACTACTACACCCGCACCACCTTCGAGTTCGTCCACGACGGCCTGGGCTCCCAGTCCGCGGTCGGCGGCGGCGGCCGCTACGACGGCCTGTCCGAGATGATCGGCGGCCCGGCCCTGCCCTCGGTGGGCTGGGCGCTCGGTGTGGACCGTACGGTGCTCGCGCTGGAGGCCGAGGGCGTCGAGCTGGACCTGCCCGCCGCGGTCAGCGTCTTCGCGGTGCCGCTGGGGGAGGAGGCCCGCAAGGTCCTCTTCGGCCTGGTCGGCGAGCTCCGTACGGCGGGCGTCGCCGCGGACTTCGCCTACGGCGGCAAGGGCCTGAAGGCCGCCATGAAGGCCGCCAACCGCAGCGGGGCCCGCTACACGATCGTGGCGGGCGAGCGCGACCTCGCCGAGAACGTGGTCCAGCTGAAGGACATGGAGTCCGGCGAGCAGTCCCCGGTCCCGCTGACCGACGTGGTCGAGGCGGTCCGCGCACGCCTCGCCTGA
- a CDS encoding MBL fold metallo-hydrolase has product MLIAGFPAGAWGTNCYLVAPAAGEECVIIDPGHQAAQGVAEAVAKHRLKPVAVVLTHGHIDHVASVVPVCGAHDVPAWIHPADRYMMSDPEKAFGRSIGMPLMGELTVGEPDDLKELADGAELTLAGLELTVAHTPGHTKGSVTFRMPEQADIPSVFFAGDLLFAGSIGRTDLPGGDHAEILESLARVVLPLDDSTVVLSGHGPQTSIGRERATNPYLREVAAGLGGGARRPAPRRGM; this is encoded by the coding sequence GTGCTCATTGCCGGGTTCCCCGCCGGGGCCTGGGGGACCAATTGCTATCTGGTCGCCCCCGCCGCCGGTGAGGAGTGCGTGATCATCGACCCGGGCCACCAGGCGGCCCAAGGCGTCGCGGAGGCGGTTGCCAAGCACCGGCTCAAGCCCGTCGCCGTCGTCCTCACCCACGGCCACATCGACCATGTCGCCTCGGTCGTCCCGGTCTGCGGCGCGCATGACGTACCGGCGTGGATCCACCCGGCCGACCGTTACATGATGAGCGACCCCGAGAAGGCGTTCGGGCGCTCCATCGGCATGCCGCTGATGGGTGAACTCACCGTGGGCGAGCCGGACGACCTCAAGGAACTGGCCGACGGCGCCGAGCTGACGCTGGCCGGTCTGGAGCTCACCGTCGCGCACACCCCGGGCCATACCAAGGGGTCGGTGACCTTCCGGATGCCCGAGCAGGCGGACATCCCGTCCGTCTTCTTCGCGGGCGATCTGCTCTTCGCCGGCTCCATCGGACGCACCGATCTGCCCGGCGGCGATCACGCCGAGATCCTCGAGTCGCTGGCCCGTGTGGTCCTGCCGCTCGACGACTCGACCGTGGTGCTGTCCGGCCATGGCCCCCAGACCAGCATCGGCCGTGAGCGAGCCACCAACCCGTATCTGCGCGAGGTGGCCGCCGGCCTCGGAGGCGGCGCCCGGCGCCCGGCTCCGCGACGAGGAATGTGA
- a CDS encoding sensor histidine kinase, giving the protein MSADLPLEEPPRRLSEPTGPRDPDVYHRTYRRWDVYFAIVFAATFLFVLGGSGPGPGLRAVAAAVFAATAPWYVLVGRPVLLAEAEDHPRSVVYLVGLFLLFVVPSALVGETRIAIFALTPQCFMLLRMRRALFAVTVINIVPVVVWALVERPDSGDLFFNSLFAAVSWAFSLLIGSWIIMVLQQSTERARLIAELDASREEVARLSAAHGALAERERLTREIHDTLAQGFTSLLMLVQAVESELDHDVPLARRHLGLMARTARENLAEARALVAGAGPADLDGSSLPDALRRLAARHGEQTGAPAGVEVSGAVRPLPAAVEVVALRGCQEALANARRHAGPGAVVTIALGYGEDALRLRVRDTGRGFDPSAPREGYGLAGLRARAGEVGGTAQVAAAPGEGTTVALELPVRPPAPAVHPSRPTVRTRSAR; this is encoded by the coding sequence GTGTCTGCTGACCTTCCGCTGGAAGAGCCGCCGAGACGGCTGAGCGAACCGACCGGCCCTCGCGATCCCGACGTGTACCACCGCACCTACCGCCGCTGGGACGTCTACTTCGCGATCGTGTTCGCGGCCACCTTCCTGTTCGTCCTGGGCGGCTCGGGCCCCGGGCCAGGACTGCGCGCGGTCGCGGCGGCCGTCTTCGCCGCGACCGCGCCGTGGTACGTGCTGGTCGGCCGGCCGGTGCTGCTCGCGGAAGCCGAGGACCATCCCCGCTCGGTGGTCTATCTGGTCGGGCTGTTCCTGCTGTTCGTGGTGCCCTCGGCGCTGGTCGGCGAGACCCGGATCGCCATCTTCGCGCTGACGCCGCAGTGCTTCATGCTGCTGCGGATGCGCAGGGCGCTGTTCGCCGTCACTGTGATCAATATCGTCCCGGTGGTGGTGTGGGCGCTCGTGGAGCGGCCGGATTCCGGGGATCTGTTCTTCAATTCGCTCTTCGCGGCCGTCTCCTGGGCCTTCTCCCTGCTCATCGGCAGCTGGATCATCATGGTCCTGCAGCAGAGCACCGAGCGCGCCCGGCTGATCGCCGAACTGGACGCCAGCCGCGAGGAGGTGGCCCGGCTGTCGGCCGCGCACGGCGCGCTCGCGGAGCGGGAGCGGCTGACCCGGGAGATCCACGACACCCTCGCCCAGGGCTTCACCAGCCTGCTGATGCTGGTTCAGGCGGTGGAGTCGGAGCTGGACCACGATGTGCCGCTGGCCCGCCGTCACCTGGGTCTCATGGCCCGTACGGCCCGGGAGAACCTCGCGGAGGCCCGGGCGCTGGTCGCCGGGGCGGGCCCGGCGGACCTGGACGGCAGTTCGCTCCCCGACGCGCTGCGGCGGCTGGCCGCGCGCCACGGTGAGCAGACCGGCGCCCCGGCCGGCGTCGAGGTCTCGGGGGCGGTCCGGCCGCTGCCCGCCGCCGTGGAGGTGGTGGCGCTGCGCGGCTGCCAGGAGGCGCTGGCCAACGCCCGCCGGCACGCCGGGCCGGGCGCAGTGGTGACCATCGCGCTCGGCTACGGCGAGGACGCGCTGCGGCTGCGGGTCCGGGACACCGGCCGCGGCTTCGACCCGAGCGCCCCGCGCGAGGGCTACGGCCTGGCCGGGCTGCGCGCACGGGCGGGCGAGGTGGGCGGCACGGCTCAGGTGGCCGCCGCCCCGGGCGAGGGCACGACGGTCGCGCTCGAACTGCCCGTCCGGCCGCCCGCCCCGGCCGTCCATCCCTCCCGGCCGACGGTACGAACGAGGAGCGCACGGTGA
- a CDS encoding ABC transporter permease gives MTTTTTTSATARRASGAAPGRLPGAWTLGLHRGVLELKQFFRRREQVVFTFAFPVVFLALFASIFRDDVRGAGVTASQLYAAAMIASGVMSTSFQSLGVSIALERDEKVLRRLRGTPMPPAAYFLGKLWLVLVSGIAETVLLLVVGTALFDLDLPTGAATWLTFAWVLALGLTGCALLGIAISSVPRSGKSATSVVVLPFLVLQFISGVFISIDTLPDWMLTVGALFPLKWMCQGFRGVFLPDSAAVLEQAGSWEYGRIALVLGAWCVGGLVLCLLTFRWKSRRDG, from the coding sequence ATGACCACCACGACCACCACCTCCGCCACCGCCCGCCGGGCCTCCGGGGCGGCCCCCGGGCGGCTGCCCGGCGCCTGGACCCTCGGGCTGCACCGGGGCGTCCTCGAGCTCAAGCAGTTCTTCCGCCGGCGTGAACAGGTGGTCTTCACCTTCGCCTTCCCCGTCGTCTTCCTCGCCCTGTTCGCCTCGATCTTCCGGGACGATGTGCGGGGCGCGGGCGTGACCGCCTCCCAGCTGTACGCCGCGGCGATGATCGCGTCGGGGGTGATGTCGACCAGCTTTCAGTCGCTGGGTGTCTCCATCGCGCTCGAACGGGACGAGAAGGTGCTGCGGCGGCTGCGCGGTACACCGATGCCCCCGGCCGCGTACTTCCTCGGCAAGCTGTGGCTGGTCCTGGTCTCCGGGATCGCCGAGACGGTGCTGCTGCTGGTCGTCGGCACGGCGCTCTTCGACCTCGATCTGCCCACGGGCGCGGCCACCTGGCTCACCTTCGCCTGGGTCCTCGCCCTCGGGCTGACCGGCTGTGCGCTGCTGGGCATCGCGATCAGCAGCGTCCCGCGTTCGGGCAAGAGCGCCACCTCCGTGGTCGTTCTGCCGTTCCTGGTGCTCCAGTTCATCTCCGGTGTCTTCATCTCGATCGACACGCTGCCCGACTGGATGCTGACCGTGGGCGCGCTCTTCCCGCTGAAGTGGATGTGCCAGGGGTTCCGCGGGGTGTTCCTGCCGGACTCGGCGGCCGTACTGGAGCAGGCGGGCTCCTGGGAGTACGGGCGGATCGCCCTGGTGCTGGGCGCGTGGTGCGTCGGAGGATTGGTGCTGTGTCTGCTGACCTTCCGCTGGAAGAGCCGCCGAGACGGCTGA
- a CDS encoding response regulator, translating to MIRILIADDHPVVREGLRGMLGAEPDLEVVGEADSGPRAEALCASLRPDVVLMDLRMPDGDGVESIARMTAAGLPSRVIVLTTYETDGDILRAVEAGAAGYLLKDMPRAELAEAVRSAARGETVLAPSVAARLMDQLRDRPERPRLSERETAVLRLVAEGCTNAEIGRRLFIGESTVKTHLLRAFGKLGVDDRTAAVTSAMRLGLL from the coding sequence GTGATCCGGATCCTGATCGCGGACGACCACCCGGTGGTGCGGGAGGGGCTGCGCGGCATGCTCGGCGCCGAACCCGATCTGGAGGTCGTCGGCGAGGCGGACAGCGGGCCGCGGGCGGAGGCGCTGTGCGCCTCGCTGCGGCCCGATGTGGTGCTGATGGACCTGCGGATGCCGGACGGCGACGGGGTGGAGTCGATCGCCCGGATGACCGCCGCCGGGCTGCCGTCCCGGGTGATCGTGCTGACCACGTACGAGACGGACGGGGACATCCTGCGCGCGGTGGAGGCGGGTGCGGCGGGCTATCTGCTCAAGGACATGCCCCGCGCCGAGCTGGCCGAGGCCGTGCGCTCCGCCGCGCGCGGCGAGACGGTGCTGGCCCCGTCCGTCGCCGCGCGGCTGATGGACCAGCTGCGCGACCGGCCCGAGCGGCCCCGCCTCTCCGAGCGGGAGACGGCCGTGCTGCGGCTGGTCGCGGAGGGGTGCACCAACGCGGAGATCGGCCGCCGTCTCTTCATCGGCGAGTCGACGGTGAAGACCCATCTGCTACGGGCCTTCGGCAAGCTGGGCGTGGACGACCGCACCGCGGCGGTCACCAGCGCGATGCGGCTGGGACTGCTGTAG
- a CDS encoding RelA/SpoT family protein, which produces MPDEAQPLSPDVRPGGTPSAQPDAPTAAEPTAAAGVPRNSGDGAVRRGPEQTSPKPTAGRGNALPATTPPARPVQSPAPRSGSSNRVRARLARLGVQRSSPYNPVLEPLLRIVRGNDPKAEAATLRQIERAYQVAERWHRGQKRKSGDPYITHPLAVTTILAELGMDPATLMAGLLHDTVEDTEYGLDTLRRDFGDQVALLVDGVTKLDKVKFGEAAQAETVRKMVVAMARDPRVLVIKLADRLHNMRTMRYLKREKQEKKARETLEIYAPLAHRLGMNTIKWELEDLAFAILYPKMYDEIVRLVAERAPKRDEYLAVVTDQVQGDLRAARIKATVTGRPKHYYSVYQKMIVRGRDFAEIYDLVGIRVLVDTVRDCYAALGTIHARWNPVPGRFKDYIAMPKFNMYQSLHTTVIGPSGKPVELQIRTFDMHRRAEYGIAAHWKYKQEAVAGASKVRTDVPRKAGKDDAINDMAWLRQLLDWQKETEDPGEFLESLRFDLSRNEVFVFTPKGDVIALPAGATPVDFAYAVHTEVGHRTIGARVNGRLVPLESTLDNGDLVEVFTSKAAGAGPSRDWLGFVKSPRARNKIRAWFSKERRDEAIEQGKDAIVRAMRKQNLPIQRILTGDSLVTLAHEMRYPDISALYAAIGEGHVSAQNVVQKLVQALGGEEAANEDIAETAPPIRRTKRRSSADPGVVVKGVEDVWVKLARCCTPVPGDPIIGFVTRGSGVSVHRADCVNVDSLSQQPERILDVEWAPTQSSVFLVAIQVEALDRSRLLSDVTRVLSDQHVNILSAAVQTSRDRVATSRFTFEMGDPKHLGHVLKAVRGVEGVYDVYRVTSARAR; this is translated from the coding sequence TTGCCAGACGAGGCCCAGCCGCTCTCGCCCGATGTCCGTCCGGGCGGAACCCCCTCCGCACAGCCGGACGCGCCCACCGCCGCCGAGCCGACGGCGGCCGCAGGCGTGCCCAGGAACAGCGGTGACGGCGCGGTCCGGCGCGGCCCCGAGCAGACCAGCCCGAAGCCCACCGCGGGCCGCGGCAACGCCCTGCCCGCCACTACGCCCCCCGCGCGCCCCGTACAGAGCCCCGCGCCCCGTTCGGGCTCGTCCAACCGCGTCCGGGCCCGTCTGGCGCGCCTCGGCGTCCAGCGCTCCAGCCCGTACAACCCGGTGCTGGAGCCGCTGCTGCGCATCGTGCGCGGTAACGACCCCAAGGCGGAGGCCGCGACGCTGCGCCAGATCGAGCGCGCGTACCAGGTGGCCGAGCGCTGGCACCGCGGCCAGAAGCGCAAGAGCGGCGATCCGTACATCACCCACCCCCTCGCGGTGACCACGATCCTGGCCGAGCTGGGTATGGATCCGGCCACTTTGATGGCCGGGCTGCTGCATGACACCGTCGAGGACACCGAGTACGGCCTGGACACCCTGCGCCGCGACTTCGGCGACCAGGTCGCGCTGCTCGTCGACGGCGTCACCAAGCTGGACAAGGTCAAGTTCGGCGAGGCGGCCCAGGCCGAGACCGTGCGCAAGATGGTCGTCGCCATGGCCCGGGACCCCCGGGTGCTGGTGATCAAGCTGGCCGACCGGCTGCACAACATGCGCACCATGCGCTACCTCAAGCGGGAGAAGCAGGAGAAGAAGGCCCGCGAGACCCTCGAGATCTACGCCCCGCTCGCCCACCGCCTGGGCATGAACACCATCAAATGGGAGCTGGAGGACCTCGCCTTCGCGATCCTCTACCCCAAGATGTACGACGAGATCGTGCGGCTGGTCGCCGAGCGGGCCCCCAAGCGCGACGAGTACCTGGCCGTCGTCACCGACCAGGTCCAGGGCGATCTGCGGGCGGCGCGGATCAAGGCGACCGTCACCGGCCGACCGAAGCACTACTACTCCGTCTACCAGAAGATGATCGTCCGCGGCCGCGACTTCGCCGAGATCTACGACCTGGTGGGCATCCGCGTCCTCGTCGACACCGTCCGCGACTGCTACGCGGCGCTGGGGACCATCCACGCGCGGTGGAACCCGGTGCCGGGGCGGTTCAAGGACTACATCGCGATGCCCAAGTTCAACATGTACCAGTCGCTGCACACGACGGTCATCGGGCCCAGCGGCAAGCCGGTCGAGCTGCAGATCCGCACCTTCGACATGCACCGCCGCGCCGAGTACGGCATCGCCGCGCACTGGAAGTACAAGCAGGAGGCGGTGGCCGGCGCCTCCAAGGTGCGCACCGATGTGCCCCGTAAGGCGGGCAAGGACGACGCCATCAACGACATGGCGTGGCTGCGGCAGCTCCTGGACTGGCAGAAGGAGACCGAGGACCCGGGCGAGTTCCTGGAGTCCCTGCGCTTCGACCTGTCCCGCAACGAGGTCTTCGTCTTCACGCCCAAGGGCGATGTCATAGCGCTTCCGGCCGGGGCCACCCCGGTCGACTTCGCCTACGCCGTGCACACCGAGGTCGGCCACCGTACGATCGGCGCCCGGGTCAACGGGCGGCTGGTGCCGTTGGAGTCCACCCTGGACAACGGCGACCTGGTGGAGGTCTTCACCTCCAAGGCGGCGGGCGCCGGGCCGTCCCGCGACTGGCTGGGCTTCGTCAAGTCGCCGCGCGCCCGTAACAAGATCCGCGCCTGGTTCTCCAAGGAGCGCCGCGACGAGGCCATCGAACAGGGCAAGGACGCGATCGTCCGGGCGATGCGCAAGCAGAACCTGCCCATCCAGCGGATCCTGACCGGCGACTCGCTGGTCACCCTCGCCCATGAGATGCGCTACCCCGACATCTCCGCGCTCTACGCGGCGATCGGTGAGGGCCATGTCTCCGCGCAGAACGTGGTGCAGAAGCTCGTCCAGGCGCTCGGCGGCGAGGAGGCCGCCAACGAGGACATCGCCGAGACCGCCCCGCCCATCCGCCGCACCAAGCGCCGCTCCAGCGCCGATCCGGGCGTGGTGGTCAAGGGCGTCGAGGATGTGTGGGTCAAGCTGGCCCGCTGCTGTACGCCGGTGCCCGGCGACCCGATCATCGGCTTCGTCACCCGCGGCAGCGGCGTCTCGGTGCACCGCGCCGACTGCGTCAACGTGGACTCGCTGTCCCAGCAGCCCGAGCGCATCCTCGACGTCGAATGGGCGCCCACCCAGTCGTCGGTCTTCCTGGTGGCCATCCAGGTCGAGGCGCTGGACCGGTCCCGGCTGCTGTCGGACGTCACCCGCGTGCTGTCCGACCAGCACGTCAACATCCTCTCCGCGGCCGTGCAGACCTCCCGGGACCGGGTGGCCACCTCGCGCTTCACCTTCGAGATGGGCGACCCCAAGCACCTGGGGCACGTCCTGAAGGCCGTACGCGGCGTGGAGGGCGTCTACGACGTCTACCGGGTCACCTCGGCCCGCGCCCGCTGA
- a CDS encoding peptidylprolyl isomerase yields MVSNEQRRRQLAREKYLRQQQRRETARHKSRQRNVVIAAVLAVVLAGGGAVAATGALSGNDKDKKKDDAAASATPSAAPTSKAPDPCAKEAKAVAGKKPKKLSWKKEPAVTIDKSASYTMKLETTCGDISVTMDAGKAPHTVNSFSFLAGKGYFDHTKCHRLVNQGIYVLQCGDPQGTGAGGPGYTLPDENLKDASVKGGKYPAGTVAMANQYNPQTKQGRNTGGSQFFLVYKKSDLPPDYTPFGTVDKAGMKVLQKIANAGAAPPDQTMNTAPNASVVINKATVGKS; encoded by the coding sequence GTGGTCAGTAACGAGCAGCGGCGGCGGCAACTCGCCCGGGAGAAGTACCTTCGGCAGCAGCAGCGGCGCGAAACCGCCCGGCACAAGTCGCGGCAGCGCAATGTGGTGATCGCCGCCGTGCTGGCCGTGGTCCTGGCCGGTGGCGGTGCCGTCGCGGCCACGGGCGCGCTGTCCGGGAACGACAAGGACAAGAAGAAGGACGACGCCGCCGCCTCCGCCACCCCCTCGGCCGCCCCCACCAGCAAGGCGCCCGACCCCTGCGCCAAGGAGGCCAAGGCGGTCGCGGGCAAGAAGCCGAAGAAGCTGTCGTGGAAGAAGGAGCCGGCGGTCACGATCGACAAGTCGGCCTCCTACACGATGAAGCTGGAGACGACCTGCGGGGACATCTCCGTGACCATGGACGCGGGCAAGGCGCCGCACACGGTCAACTCCTTCAGCTTCCTGGCGGGCAAGGGCTACTTCGACCACACCAAGTGCCACCGGCTGGTGAACCAGGGGATCTACGTGCTCCAGTGCGGTGACCCGCAGGGCACCGGCGCGGGCGGCCCGGGCTACACCCTCCCGGACGAGAACCTGAAGGACGCCTCGGTCAAGGGCGGCAAGTACCCGGCCGGGACCGTCGCCATGGCCAACCAGTACAACCCGCAGACCAAGCAGGGCCGGAACACCGGCGGCAGCCAGTTCTTCCTGGTCTACAAGAAGAGCGACCTGCCGCCGGACTACACGCCCTTCGGCACCGTGGACAAGGCCGGGATGAAGGTCCTGCAGAAGATCGCCAACGCGGGGGCGGCTCCCCCGGACCAGACGATGAACACCGCCCCGAACGCCAGCGTGGTGATCAACAAGGCGACGGTCGGCAAGTCCTGA
- a CDS encoding adenine phosphoribosyltransferase, with the protein MTETTETTAGSPDGFGGASAEELRTLLLSRIQDVPDYPKPGVMFKDITPLLADAAAFGALTEALAELCLRHRADKVVGLEARGFILAAPAAVRAGIGFVPVRKAGKLPGATLAQRYELEYGTAEIEIHADALEPGDRVLVIDDVLATGGTAEASLRLIRRAGARIAGVAVLLELGFLAGRDRLLGSLDSAPLEALITV; encoded by the coding sequence ATGACGGAGACGACGGAGACCACGGCGGGCAGCCCGGACGGATTCGGCGGGGCCTCCGCCGAGGAGCTGCGCACGCTGCTGCTCAGCCGCATCCAGGACGTGCCGGACTACCCCAAGCCCGGGGTGATGTTCAAGGACATCACCCCGCTGCTCGCCGACGCCGCGGCCTTCGGCGCGCTCACCGAGGCGCTCGCCGAGCTGTGCCTCCGGCACCGGGCGGACAAGGTGGTGGGCCTGGAGGCGCGCGGCTTCATCCTCGCCGCCCCGGCCGCCGTGCGCGCCGGAATCGGCTTCGTACCGGTCCGCAAGGCCGGCAAGCTCCCCGGGGCGACGCTCGCCCAGCGTTACGAGCTGGAGTACGGCACCGCCGAGATCGAGATACACGCCGACGCGCTGGAGCCCGGCGACCGGGTGCTGGTGATCGACGACGTGCTGGCCACCGGCGGCACCGCCGAGGCGTCCCTGCGGCTCATCCGGCGGGCCGGCGCCCGGATCGCCGGGGTCGCCGTGCTGCTGGAGCTCGGCTTCCTCGCCGGCCGCGACCGGCTGCTGGGCTCGCTCGACAGCGCCCCGCTCGAGGCCCTGATCACGGTCTGA